A genomic window from Denticeps clupeoides chromosome 11, fDenClu1.1, whole genome shotgun sequence includes:
- the ehmt1a gene encoding histone-lysine N-methyltransferase EHMT1a isoform X2, giving the protein MKAVTKPKADAAQKHGDTPKRGRKPKRKSLQPQPVPPLTAQGDHNLQKPDISPSQEAASNGITQPRTPGEASLSKAPGPGSIQQKVGFATKTFQATPTDADGLVGSVASEGSVGTPEGGCIVGSPPAKSRYAWKSMVKSPSPSTPDILNEDQSNTAMRVEEKPLQVELPQNQMKQPAGSRKRKRKMGLYSFVPKKKTKVVKKQSHHELSSKAQPTLNMNGTAEREGDYNRQDSGRDSSQIWKEDNGPGNETTKSKASNTESHVEEYTTLPLHSLDLRSQEDILSSLHSGLPEGADGLEADVMLELPLCCCRMEAPKSQEILTLSEGKCMAVESVDGKLNLCRKDIMKLEMMRPSNRIPLLVLCEEHRAGMVKHQCCPRCGFFCKAGTFMECQPDGNISHRFHRSCASIIRGQIFCPHCGEDAGQAQEVTVTKPDPVLVGSPGPACQKKNDISLTGSKMGQYASSPNKSKMVHVTAGVEKETLPAKQSLESVLDALDDERYKTSKFPPDQLYCLSKEGELQKVMQMLVEGVDPNLKMDGAKRQTSLHAAAEHGHKEICHILVQAGANLDMCDEDQRTPLMYACENNHLETVRYLMKAGGATNHKDIRGSTCLHLAAKMGHIDVMQLLLSVASIDVNGQDDGGWTPITWAIEFNHKDQVNLLLSRGANVHVRDKEENICLHWAAFSGSDDIAQVLLETRSDLHAVNVYGDSPLHIAVRENKLDCVMLFLSRGADVNLRNREGDTPLDCCIHSSKLWTILNTNKKLTDARKGRENQGEMVLSRDISRGYEPVPVPCINGVDLEPCPSNFKYVPDYCFTSQMNIDENITHLQHCKCKDDCSSSSCVCGQLSVQCWYDKEGRLMREFSREDPPFLFECNHACLCWRSCRNRVVQNGLRTRLQIFRTERMGWGVRALQDIPEGTFVCEFVGEIISDGEANTRQNDAFLFNLDNKVGDVYCIDAQFYGNLARFMNHLCEPNLFPVRVYTKHQDLRFPRIALFSSKPIKVGEELGFDYGDHFWKIKSKYLTCQCRSPKCRYPALTAQQSQMDIGVTKASTLPSATASRKRGDGPSRVAIKS; this is encoded by the exons ATGAAGGCGGTGACCAAGCCCAAGGCAGATG CTGCGCAAAAACATGGGGACACTCCGAAGAGAGGACGAAAACCAAAGCGGAAGTCTTTGCAGCCGCAACCGGTTCCCCCGCTGACTGCTCAAGGAGACCACAACCTCCAAAAGCCCGATATAAGCCCATCTCAGGAAGCTGCAAGTAATGGGATCACGCAGCCCAGAACACCGGGTGAAGCATCCCTCAGTAAGGCTCCAGGCCCAGGTAGCATTCAGCAAAAGGTGGGCTTCGCGACAAAGACCTTCCAGGCCACGCCCACGGATGCTGATGGCCTCGTGGGCTCTGTGGCTTCGGAAGGTTCTGTTGGAACCCCAGAGGGGGGCTGTATTGTAGGATCTCCACCAGCAAAAAGCCGCTATGCCTGGAAGTCTATGGTCAAATCCCCCAGTCCATCTACACCAGAC ATATTGAATGAAGACCAGTCAAACACAGCTATGAGAGTGGAGGAGAAGCCTTTGCAAGTGGAGCTACCTCAGAATCAGATGAAGCAGCCAGCAG GGTCACgaaagagaaaaaggaaaatggGACTTTACAGCTTTGTCCCTAAGAAGAAAACCAAGGTGGTGAAGAAGCAGTCCCACCATGAGCTGTCATCTAAGGCCCAG CCGACCTTGAATATGAACGGaactgcagagagagagggtgatTATAACAGACAGGATTCTGGGAGAGACAGCAGCCAGATATGGAAGGAAGACAATGGTCCTGGAAATGAAACTACCAAAAGCAAGGCGAGCAACACAGAGAGCCACGTGGAAGAGTACACCACGCTACCTTTGCACTCGTTAGACCTGAGATCCCAGGAAGACATACTCTCCTCTTTACATTCTG GTTTGCCAGAAGGTGCAGATGGCCTGGAGGCGGATGTGATGCTGGAGCTCCCTCTGTGCTGCTGCCGCATGGAGGCCCCAAAGAGCCAGGAGATCCTGACACTCTCCGAGGGGAAATGCATGGCCGTGGAGAGTGTAGATGGAAAG CTCAATCTGTGCCGGAAGGACATTATGAAGCTGGAGATGATGCGGCCTTCTAATAGGATCCCGTTGCTGGTGCTGTGTGAGGAACATCGCGCTGGTATGGTCAAACACCAGTGCTGCCCACGCTGCGGCTTCTTCTGCAAGGCG GGCACTTTTATGGAGTGCCAGCCTGACGGCAACATCTCTCACCGCTTCCATCGCAGCTGTGCTTCCATTATAAGGGGCCAGATCTTTTGCCCTCACTGTGGTGAGGATGCAGGTCAGGCCCAGGAAGTCACGGTCACCAAGCCTGACCCGGTGCTGGTAGGGTCACCTGGTCCAGCATGTCAAAAGAAGAATGACATCAGTCTAACGGG GTCGAAGATGGGTCAATATGCATCATCTCCCAACAAATCAAAAATGGTGCATGTAACTGCTGGCGTGGAAAAAGAGACGCTGCCTGCTAAACAGTCACTGGAGAGTGTTTTGGATGCACTTGACGATGAAAG ATATAAGACATCTAAGTTCCCTCCAGATCAGCTTTACTGTTTGTCCAAGGAAGGAGAACTACAGAAAGTCATGCAGATGCTGG TGGAAGGGGTGGACCCGAATCTGAAGATGGATGGCGCAAAGAGGCAAACCTCCCTGCATGCTGCCGCCGAACATGGCCATAAGGAGATCTGCCATATTCTCGTCCAG GCAGGTGCTAACCTGGACATGTGCGATGAGGATCAGAGGACCCCACTGATGTATGCATGTGAGAACAATCATCTGGAAACTGTCAGGTATCTGATGAAAGCAGGAGGTGCAACTAACCACAAG GACATTAGAGGCTCTACCTGTCTGCATCTGGCGGCCAAAATGGGACATATTGATGTTATGCAGCTCCTTCTTTCCGTGGCATCAATAGATGTCAATGGCCAG GATGATGGTGGATGGACTCCTATCACTTGGGCAATTGAGTTCAATCACAAGGACCAGGTGAACCTGCTGCTCTCTAGAGGGGCCAACGTTCATGTGAGAGATAAG GAAGAGAACATTTGCTTGCACTGGGCGGCCTTCTCAGGATCTGACGACATTGCGCAGGTGCTGCTGGAGACCAGATCTGACCTCCACGCAGTCAACGTCTATGGGGACTCGCCACTTCATATTGCCGTGCGAGAGAACAAACTCGACTGTGTGAT GCTTTTCTTGTCCCGTGGAGCTGATGTGAACCTGCGTAATCGTGAAGGGGACACTCCCCTTGACTGCTGCATCCACAGCTCCAAGCTGTGGACAATCCTCAACACCAATAAAAAGCTGACCGATGCCCGCAAAGGCAGAGAAAACCAGGGAGAAATGGTGCTCAGCAG GGACATTTCTAGAGGTTATGAGCCAGTGCCTGTGCCTTGCATAAATGGGGTGGACCTCGAGCCATGCCCCAGTAACTTTAAGTACGTACCGGACTACTGCTTCACATCCCAAATGAATATTGATGAAAACATCACACATCTGCAG CACTGCAAGTGCAAGGATGACTGTTCCTCCAGCAGCTGCGTTTGCGGTCAGCTGAGTGTGCAGTGCTGGTATGACAAG GAGGGCCGGTTGATGCGTGAGTTTTCCAGGGAGGATCCACCATTCCTGTTTGAGTGCAACCACGCTTGTTTGTGCTGGAGGTCCTGTCGTAACCGTGTGGTACAGAATGGACTACG GACAAGACTACAGATTTTCAGGACCGAACGAATGGGCTGGGGTGTGAGGGCACTGCAGGATATCCCGGAAGGCACTTTTGTATGCGA GTTTGTGGGTGAAAtaatttctgatggagaagcaaacaccagacaaaatgATGCTTTTCTCTTCAACTTGGACAACAAG GTTGGTGATGTCTATTGTATTGATGCTCAGTTCTATGGAAACCTTGCCAGGTTTATGAACCATCTCTGCGAACCAAACCTTTTTCCTGTTCGAGTCTACACTAAACACCAAGACCTGCGCTTCCCTCGCATTGCACTATTCTCCAGTAAACCAATTAAAGTTGGCGAGGAGCTTGG TTTTGACTACGGTGATCATTTTTGGAAGATCAAAAGCAAGTACCTCACCTGCCAGTGCCGCTCACCAAAGTGCCGTTATCCAGCTCTCACAGCTCAACAAAGCCAGATGGACATCGGTGTGACCAAGGCCAGCACGCTGCCCTCTGCAACTGCGTCCCGGAAACGAGGAGACGGCCCATCCAGAGTGGCCATCAAATCCTAA